From Klebsiella electrica, the proteins below share one genomic window:
- the hscA gene encoding Fe-S protein assembly chaperone HscA produces the protein MALLQISEPGLSAAPHQRRLAAGIDLGTTNSLVATVRSGQAETLPDHQGRYLLPSVVNYHESGLSVGYDARHNAALDPVNTISSVKRMMGRSLADIQTRYPHLPYQLQASENGLPMIQTAGGLLNPVRVSADILKALAARATEALSGELDGVVITVPAYFDDAQRQGTKDAARLAGLHVLRLLNEPTAAAIAYGLDSGQEGVIAVYDLGGGTFDISVLRLSRGVFEVLATGGDSALGGDDFDHLLADYLRELAGLSDRSDNRLQRELLDAAIAAKIALSDAGSVSVSVGGWQGDITRDQFNELIAPLVKRTLLACRRALKDAGVAAQEVLEVVMVGGSTRVPLVRERVGEFFGRTPLTTIDPDKVVAIGAAIQADILVGNKPDSELLLLDVIPLSLGLETMGGLVEKVIPRNTTIPVARAQEFTTFKDGQTAMSIHVMQGERELVQDCRSLARFALRGIPALPAGGAHIRVTFQVDADGLLSVTAMEKLTGVEASIQVKPSYGLTDSEIATMIKDSMSHAEQDIKARMLAEQKVEAARVLESLESALAADAALLSAAERQAIDEATAQLRAVAAGDDADAIKDAIKNTDTQTQEFAARRMDQSVRTALKGQSVDEV, from the coding sequence ATGGCCTTATTACAAATTAGTGAGCCTGGTCTGAGTGCCGCGCCGCACCAGCGTCGTCTGGCGGCGGGGATTGACCTGGGCACCACCAATTCGCTGGTCGCTACCGTGCGTAGCGGTCAGGCCGAAACTCTGCCCGACCATCAGGGGCGCTACCTGCTGCCTTCCGTGGTGAACTACCATGAATCTGGCCTGAGCGTCGGCTACGACGCCCGACACAATGCGGCCCTCGACCCGGTTAACACCATCAGCTCCGTAAAACGGATGATGGGGCGCTCGCTGGCCGATATCCAGACGCGTTACCCCCATTTGCCTTACCAGCTGCAGGCCAGCGAAAATGGTCTGCCGATGATTCAGACCGCCGGCGGTTTGCTCAACCCGGTGCGCGTTTCCGCCGACATCCTGAAGGCGCTGGCTGCCCGGGCAACGGAAGCCCTGTCCGGCGAACTCGACGGTGTGGTGATTACCGTCCCGGCCTACTTTGACGACGCCCAGCGCCAGGGCACCAAAGACGCCGCCCGACTGGCCGGTCTGCACGTACTGCGCCTGTTGAACGAGCCGACCGCCGCGGCCATTGCCTACGGCCTCGATTCCGGCCAGGAAGGGGTGATCGCGGTTTACGATCTTGGCGGCGGCACCTTTGATATTTCGGTGCTGCGCTTAAGCCGCGGCGTCTTTGAGGTGCTGGCGACCGGCGGCGATTCCGCGCTGGGCGGCGATGACTTTGACCATCTGCTGGCGGATTATCTGCGCGAACTGGCCGGGCTGAGCGATCGTAGCGACAACCGCCTGCAGCGCGAACTGCTGGATGCGGCGATCGCGGCGAAAATCGCCCTCAGCGATGCCGGTTCCGTCAGCGTTAGCGTCGGCGGCTGGCAGGGGGATATTACCCGTGACCAGTTTAATGAGCTGATTGCGCCGCTGGTGAAACGCACGCTGTTAGCCTGCCGTCGCGCGCTGAAAGATGCGGGCGTGGCGGCGCAAGAGGTGCTGGAAGTGGTCATGGTCGGCGGTTCAACCCGCGTGCCGCTGGTTCGTGAGCGCGTCGGTGAGTTCTTTGGCCGCACGCCGCTGACCACCATCGATCCGGACAAAGTGGTGGCTATTGGCGCCGCGATTCAGGCCGATATTCTGGTGGGCAACAAACCGGATAGCGAACTTCTGCTGCTCGATGTTATTCCGCTCTCTTTAGGGCTGGAGACGATGGGCGGTCTGGTGGAGAAAGTGATCCCGCGCAACACCACGATTCCGGTGGCGCGTGCGCAGGAGTTCACCACCTTTAAAGATGGCCAGACGGCGATGTCTATCCACGTCATGCAGGGCGAGCGCGAACTGGTGCAGGATTGCCGTTCGCTGGCGCGCTTTGCGCTGCGCGGTATCCCGGCGCTACCGGCGGGCGGAGCGCACATTCGCGTTACCTTCCAGGTCGACGCCGATGGCCTGCTGAGCGTTACCGCGATGGAGAAATTGACCGGCGTCGAAGCCTCCATTCAGGTCAAGCCCTCCTACGGCCTGACCGACAGCGAAATCGCCACCATGATTAAAGATTCGATGAGTCACGCCGAACAGGATATCAAGGCGCGGATGCTGGCTGAGCAAAAAGTCGAAGCCGCGCGCGTTCTTGAGAGCCTGGAAAGTGCGCTGGCCGCCGATGCCGCGCTGCTAAGCGCCGCAGAACGTCAGGCTATCGATGAAGCGACGGCGCAGCTGCGTGCGGTTGCCGCAGGCGATGACGCCGACGCGATTAAAGATGCGATTAAAAATACAGACACACAAACCCAGGAATTTGCCGCACGCCGCATGGACCAGTCGGTCCGTACTGCGCTGAAAGGCCAATCCGTGGACGAGGTTTAA
- the trmJ gene encoding tRNA (cytosine(32)/uridine(32)-2'-O)-methyltransferase TrmJ has product MLQNIRIVLVETSHTGNMGSVARAMKTMGLTNLWLVNPLVKPDSQAIALAAGASDVIGNAQIVDTLDEALAGCSLVVGTSARSRTLPWPMLDPRECGLKSVAEGQHAPVALVFGRERVGLTNDELQKCHYHVAIAANPEYSSLNLAMAVQVIAYEVRMAWLATQEQEEPAVGHEETPYPLVDDLERFYGHLEQTLLATGFIRASHPGQVMNKLRRLFTRARPESQELNILRGMLASIEQNNKE; this is encoded by the coding sequence ATGCTGCAAAATATTCGAATCGTACTGGTAGAAACATCACATACTGGAAACATGGGTTCCGTTGCCCGGGCCATGAAAACCATGGGGTTAACTAATCTGTGGCTGGTTAACCCGCTGGTTAAACCGGATTCTCAGGCTATCGCGCTGGCCGCTGGCGCCAGTGACGTGATTGGCAATGCGCAGATCGTCGATACCCTGGATGAAGCCCTGGCCGGCTGCAGCCTGGTGGTGGGAACCAGTGCTCGTTCACGTACTCTGCCGTGGCCGATGCTTGACCCGCGCGAGTGCGGTCTGAAGAGCGTGGCGGAAGGGCAGCACGCACCGGTTGCGTTGGTCTTTGGCCGCGAACGCGTTGGGCTGACTAACGATGAGCTGCAGAAATGTCACTATCATGTGGCTATTGCCGCAAACCCGGAATACAGCTCGCTGAACCTGGCGATGGCGGTGCAGGTTATCGCCTACGAAGTGCGTATGGCCTGGCTGGCTACCCAGGAACAGGAAGAACCGGCAGTCGGGCACGAAGAGACGCCGTATCCGCTGGTTGATGATTTAGAACGTTTCTACGGCCACCTCGAGCAAACCCTGCTGGCCACCGGTTTTATTCGCGCCAGCCACCCGGGGCAGGTGATGAACAAACTGCGTCGTCTGTTTACCCGCGCGCGCCCGGAAAGCCAGGAGCTGAATATCCTGCGTGGTATGCTGGCGTCGATTGAGCAGAACAATAAAGAGTAA
- the iscS gene encoding cysteine desulfurase produces the protein MKLPIYLDYSATTPVDPRVAEKMMQFLTLDGTFGNPASRSHRFGWQAEEAVDIARNQIAELVGADPREIVFTSGATESDNLAIKGAANFYQKKGKHIITSKTEHKAVLDTCRQLEREGFDVTYLAPQRNGIIDLKELEAAMRDDTILVSIMHVNNEIGVVQDIATIGELCRARGIIYHVDATQSVGKLPIDLSQLKVDLMSFSGHKIYGPKGIGALYVRRKPRIRIEAQMHGGGHERGMRSGTLPVHQIVGMGEAYRIAKEEMETEMARLRGLRNRLWDGVKDMEEVYLNGDLEQGAPNILNVSFNYVEGESLIMALKDLAVSSGSACTSASLEPSYVLRALGMTDELAHSSIRFSLGRFTTEEEIDYTIDLVRKSIGRLRDLSPLWDMFKQGVDLNSIEWSHH, from the coding sequence ATGAAATTACCGATTTACCTCGATTACTCCGCAACAACGCCGGTGGATCCGCGTGTTGCCGAGAAAATGATGCAGTTCCTGACCCTGGACGGGACCTTTGGTAACCCGGCCTCTCGTTCACACCGTTTCGGTTGGCAGGCTGAAGAGGCGGTTGATATCGCCCGTAATCAGATTGCTGAACTGGTCGGCGCCGATCCGCGTGAAATCGTCTTTACCTCCGGTGCAACGGAATCCGACAACCTGGCGATTAAAGGTGCAGCCAACTTTTATCAGAAAAAAGGCAAGCACATTATCACCAGCAAAACCGAGCACAAAGCGGTTCTGGATACCTGTCGCCAGCTGGAGCGTGAAGGTTTCGACGTCACCTACCTGGCGCCGCAGCGCAACGGGATTATCGATCTGAAAGAGCTGGAAGCCGCGATGCGTGACGACACCATCCTGGTCTCCATCATGCACGTCAACAACGAAATCGGCGTGGTGCAGGATATCGCCACCATCGGCGAACTGTGCCGCGCGCGTGGCATCATTTACCACGTTGATGCCACCCAGAGCGTGGGCAAACTGCCTATCGATCTGAGCCAGCTGAAAGTTGACCTGATGTCCTTCTCCGGTCACAAAATTTATGGTCCTAAAGGTATTGGCGCACTGTACGTTCGTCGCAAACCGCGTATCCGCATTGAAGCGCAGATGCACGGCGGCGGTCACGAGCGCGGCATGCGTTCCGGTACCCTGCCAGTCCACCAGATCGTCGGTATGGGTGAAGCTTACCGTATCGCCAAAGAAGAGATGGAAACCGAGATGGCGCGTCTGCGCGGTCTGCGTAACCGTCTGTGGGACGGCGTAAAAGATATGGAAGAGGTTTACCTCAACGGCGACCTCGAGCAGGGCGCGCCGAACATTCTCAACGTCAGCTTCAACTATGTTGAAGGCGAGTCGCTGATTATGGCGCTGAAAGACCTGGCCGTTTCCTCCGGTTCTGCTTGCACCTCCGCAAGCCTTGAGCCGTCCTATGTGCTTCGCGCACTGGGCATGACTGACGAACTGGCACACAGTTCTATCCGTTTCTCTTTAGGTCGATTCACTACCGAAGAAGAGATTGACTACACCATTGATCTGGTTCGTAAATCCATCGGCCGTCTGCGCGATCTTTCTCCGCTGTGGGATATGTTCAAGCAGGGCGTGGATCTGAACAGCATCGAATGGTCACATCATTAA
- the suhB gene encoding inositol-1-monophosphatase produces MHPMLNIAVRAARKAGNLIAKHYETPDSVETSQKGSNDFVTNVDKAAEALIIETIRKSYPQHTIITEESGEHAGEDQDVQWVIDPLDGTTNFVKRLPHFSVSIAVRIKGRTEVAVVYDPMRNELFTATRGQGAQLNGYRLRGSNARDLDGTILATGFPFKAKQHATAYMNILGKLFTECADFRRTGSAALDLAYVAAGRVDGYFEIALKPWDFAAGELIAREAGALVCDFTGGHNYLMSGNIVAGNPRVVKAMLANMRDELSEALKR; encoded by the coding sequence ATGCATCCGATGCTGAACATCGCCGTGCGCGCAGCGCGCAAGGCGGGTAATTTAATTGCCAAGCACTACGAAACCCCAGACTCCGTAGAAACCAGCCAGAAAGGCAGCAATGATTTTGTGACCAACGTCGATAAAGCAGCTGAAGCGCTGATTATTGAAACCATTCGCAAATCTTACCCGCAGCACACCATCATCACCGAAGAAAGCGGTGAACACGCAGGTGAAGATCAGGATGTTCAATGGGTTATCGATCCACTGGATGGCACCACCAACTTCGTCAAACGTCTGCCCCACTTCTCTGTTTCCATCGCCGTACGCATCAAAGGCCGTACTGAAGTCGCGGTGGTTTACGATCCAATGCGTAACGAACTGTTCACGGCGACCCGTGGTCAGGGCGCACAGCTGAACGGCTACCGTCTGCGCGGCAGCAACGCCCGCGATCTCGATGGCACAATCCTGGCGACCGGCTTCCCGTTCAAAGCGAAACAGCACGCAACAGCGTACATGAATATTCTCGGTAAGCTGTTTACCGAGTGTGCTGATTTCCGTCGCACCGGTTCTGCCGCGCTGGATCTGGCTTACGTGGCCGCAGGCCGCGTTGACGGTTATTTTGAAATTGCGCTGAAACCGTGGGATTTTGCCGCAGGCGAGCTGATCGCTCGTGAAGCGGGCGCGCTGGTCTGCGATTTCACCGGCGGTCACAACTACCTGATGAGCGGCAACATCGTGGCGGGCAATCCGCGCGTTGTGAAAGCCATGCTGGCGAATATGCGTGACGAACTGAGTGAAGCGCTGAAGCGCTAA
- a CDS encoding 3-phenylpropionate MFS transporter, which translates to MVLHSTRWLALSYFTYFFSYGIFLPFWSVWLAGTGLTPETIGMLLGAGLVARFLGSLLIAPRVSDPARLISALRLLALLALLFALAFWAGNHVAWLTVVIVGFNLFFSPLVPLTDALANTWQKQITMDYGRVRLWGSVAFVIGSALTGKLVSLFDYRAILLLLSLGVASMLLGMLLKPSVMPQGASRHQEGAGVAAWLSLIRQSWRFLACVCLLQGAHAAYYGFSAIYWQEAGYSASAVGYLWSLGVVAEVVIFALSKKVFSRFSARELLLLSAVCGLLRWTLMGATTALPWLIVTQILHCGTFTVCHLAAMRYISARQGSEVIRLQAVYSAVAMGGSIAVMTVFAGFLYQHLHQGVFWVMALVALPALVLRPKAVA; encoded by the coding sequence ATGGTCTTGCACTCCACGCGCTGGTTGGCGCTTAGTTACTTCACCTATTTTTTCAGCTACGGCATTTTCCTGCCTTTCTGGAGCGTCTGGCTGGCAGGGACAGGCTTAACGCCGGAAACCATCGGTATGTTGTTGGGTGCCGGGCTGGTGGCCCGTTTCCTGGGGAGCCTGCTGATCGCGCCGCGGGTCAGCGATCCCGCGCGGCTGATTTCCGCCCTGCGTCTCCTCGCGCTACTGGCGCTGTTGTTTGCCCTGGCCTTTTGGGCCGGGAACCACGTTGCCTGGCTGACGGTGGTGATCGTGGGGTTCAACCTCTTTTTCTCTCCGTTGGTGCCGCTGACCGATGCGCTGGCCAACACCTGGCAAAAACAGATAACTATGGACTACGGGCGGGTGCGCCTGTGGGGCTCGGTAGCGTTTGTCATCGGTTCGGCGCTCACCGGTAAGCTGGTCAGCCTGTTTGACTATCGCGCTATTCTGCTGCTGCTCAGCCTCGGCGTCGCTTCTATGCTGCTGGGGATGCTGCTGAAACCCTCGGTGATGCCGCAAGGGGCGTCTCGCCATCAGGAAGGGGCAGGGGTTGCGGCCTGGCTGTCGCTGATACGGCAAAGCTGGCGCTTTCTCGCCTGCGTCTGTCTGCTCCAGGGGGCGCACGCCGCCTACTACGGCTTCAGCGCGATTTACTGGCAGGAAGCCGGTTACTCGGCCTCTGCCGTGGGCTATTTATGGTCACTGGGCGTGGTGGCGGAAGTGGTTATCTTTGCGCTGAGCAAAAAAGTCTTCAGTCGCTTCAGCGCCCGGGAACTGCTGCTGCTTTCGGCCGTGTGCGGTCTGCTGCGCTGGACGCTGATGGGCGCGACCACGGCATTACCGTGGCTTATCGTCACCCAGATTTTGCACTGCGGCACCTTTACGGTCTGCCACCTGGCGGCGATGCGCTATATCTCCGCGCGCCAGGGCAGCGAAGTGATACGCCTGCAGGCGGTCTACTCCGCCGTGGCGATGGGCGGCAGTATCGCGGTGATGACGGTTTTCGCTGGCTTCCTCTATCAGCACCTGCACCAGGGCGTATTCTGGGTGATGGCGCTGGTGGCCCTCCCGGCACTGGTGCTGCGGCCAAAAGCGGTTGCCTAA
- the iscU gene encoding Fe-S cluster assembly scaffold IscU: MAYSEKVIDHYENPRNVGSFDNSDDSVGSGMVGAPACGDVMKLQIKVNNEGIIEDARFKTYGCGSAIASSSLVTEWVKGKSLDEAQAIKNTDIADELELPPVKIHCSILAEDAIKAAIADYKSKREAK; the protein is encoded by the coding sequence ATGGCATACAGCGAAAAAGTTATCGATCATTACGAGAATCCGCGCAACGTCGGCTCTTTTGACAACAGCGACGACAGCGTCGGCAGCGGCATGGTTGGCGCACCGGCGTGCGGCGACGTGATGAAGTTGCAGATTAAAGTCAACAATGAAGGTATCATTGAAGACGCGCGCTTCAAGACCTATGGTTGCGGTTCTGCTATCGCCTCCAGCTCCCTGGTTACCGAATGGGTGAAAGGGAAATCCCTGGACGAAGCTCAGGCTATCAAGAACACCGATATTGCCGATGAACTGGAACTGCCGCCGGTGAAAATTCACTGCTCCATCCTGGCGGAAGACGCGATTAAAGCCGCGATTGCGGATTATAAAAGCAAACGTGAAGCGAAATAA
- the iscA gene encoding iron-sulfur cluster assembly protein IscA, producing MSITLSDSAASRVNSFLANRGKGFGLRLGVRTSGCSGMAYVLEFVDEPAAEDTVFEDKGVKVVIDGKSLQFLDGTQLDFVKEGLNEGFKFTNPNVKDECGCGESFNV from the coding sequence ATGTCGATTACTCTTAGCGACAGCGCAGCGTCGCGAGTTAATTCCTTCCTGGCCAACCGCGGCAAAGGCTTCGGTCTGCGCCTGGGTGTCCGCACTTCGGGCTGCTCAGGTATGGCCTACGTGCTGGAATTTGTTGACGAGCCGGCGGCAGAAGACACCGTGTTTGAAGATAAAGGCGTCAAGGTAGTGATCGACGGCAAAAGCCTGCAGTTCCTCGACGGCACTCAGCTGGACTTCGTCAAAGAAGGCCTGAACGAAGGGTTTAAATTCACTAACCCGAATGTCAAAGATGAGTGCGGTTGCGGCGAAAGCTTTAACGTATAA
- a CDS encoding nickel/cobalt transporter: MSVIFSHAARTSRLRQMWPLALFLLLATAAGIWLWQAWPQVLLQSAIWQRALNLELSRLLKAVAENPSAAGFSLLAFSFIYGVLHALGPGHGKIVITTWLATHPAKLKSSIMLTLAASLLQGVVAIALVVVVLTLLQLPARQLHLSSFWLEKGSYLLVGALGLLLCWRALKKLRAALRRPTFTAFTPHHVHHAQCGCGHQHMPAPEQLQSGDDWRARLVIILSMGMRPCSGAIMVLLFSKVIGVFNWGMAAALAMAAGTSLTISGLALLVHGFRQLAVKLSGNKSPPLWQHVAWATLALAGGVILLVAALVMWSSAAPVGGGLRPF, translated from the coding sequence ATGTCCGTAATTTTCTCTCACGCCGCACGCACTTCGCGCCTGCGCCAGATGTGGCCGCTGGCGCTGTTTTTGCTGCTGGCGACAGCCGCGGGGATCTGGCTGTGGCAGGCCTGGCCGCAGGTCTTGCTGCAAAGCGCCATCTGGCAGCGGGCGTTGAATCTTGAGCTGAGCCGTCTGCTGAAAGCCGTTGCGGAAAACCCCTCTGCGGCGGGGTTCTCGCTGCTGGCGTTTAGTTTTATCTACGGCGTGCTGCACGCCCTGGGGCCAGGGCATGGCAAGATAGTGATTACCACCTGGCTGGCAACTCATCCGGCAAAACTTAAATCCAGTATCATGCTGACCCTGGCGGCCTCGCTCCTGCAGGGCGTTGTGGCGATTGCGCTGGTGGTGGTGGTGTTAACCCTCCTGCAACTGCCGGCCAGGCAGCTGCATCTCAGTAGCTTCTGGCTGGAGAAAGGCAGCTATTTACTGGTGGGGGCGCTGGGTCTGCTGTTGTGCTGGCGGGCGCTGAAAAAGCTGCGGGCCGCGCTGCGGCGACCGACATTTACCGCCTTTACGCCGCACCACGTTCATCATGCCCAGTGCGGATGCGGGCATCAGCATATGCCGGCACCGGAACAACTCCAAAGCGGCGATGACTGGCGCGCGCGGCTGGTCATTATCCTCTCGATGGGGATGCGGCCCTGTTCCGGGGCGATTATGGTCCTGCTGTTTAGTAAAGTGATTGGCGTGTTTAACTGGGGAATGGCGGCCGCACTGGCGATGGCGGCAGGCACGTCGTTGACCATTAGCGGGCTGGCGCTACTGGTTCATGGTTTCCGGCAACTGGCCGTTAAGCTCAGCGGCAATAAGTCGCCACCGCTGTGGCAACACGTTGCCTGGGCGACGCTGGCATTGGCCGGCGGTGTGATTTTACTGGTTGCGGCGCTGGTGATGTGGAGCAGTGCGGCGCCTGTCGGCGGGGGCTTACGACCCTTTTAA
- the csiE gene encoding stationary phase inducible protein CsiE: MMTVIEPPSALSSPQRRSQVLLMFYLPGQPVTPERLSHINQVDESTARQDIAETAREIQRYHRLTLSSQVDGSYRIEGAVIDQRLCLLHGLRRALRLCPHFIAHHFTPALKTQLKLQGIARTLYDDTNLRALVNRCSRMLNRQFDCRDIHFLRLYLQYCLLQHHLGLTPDFTQEQQRWTQQAAEFALAQEIVRHWQRRVASTPHAGEQLFLTLLFMLLKTPDPIRDSHRQDRRLHLAIDRLIHRFQDLAGRPFSDDQGLSDQLYIHLSQALNRSVFAIGIDNALPEEISRLYPRLMRTTQAALSEFEATYEIAFNQDEVGLIAVIFGAWLMQKSDLHEKQVVLLTHDNPVLEQALELQLRELTLLPLNIKYQSVRDFEKEGAPKGVALVVTPYATALPLFSPPLFHAEEMFSVKQRQHICKMLED; encoded by the coding sequence ATGATGACCGTCATTGAACCACCATCTGCGCTTTCCAGTCCACAGCGCCGTAGTCAGGTACTGCTGATGTTTTATCTCCCCGGGCAGCCGGTGACGCCAGAACGGCTTAGCCACATCAACCAGGTTGATGAGTCAACGGCCCGGCAGGATATCGCAGAGACCGCACGCGAAATTCAGCGTTACCACCGACTGACGCTTTCGTCGCAGGTGGACGGCAGCTACCGGATTGAAGGTGCCGTCATCGATCAACGTCTGTGCCTGCTGCACGGCCTGCGGCGAGCGCTGCGTTTATGTCCGCATTTTATTGCCCACCATTTTACACCGGCATTAAAAACGCAGCTTAAACTACAGGGCATTGCGCGAACGCTGTATGACGACACCAATCTGCGGGCGCTGGTCAACCGCTGCTCGCGGATGCTCAACCGGCAGTTTGACTGTCGGGATATTCATTTCCTGCGCCTGTATCTGCAATATTGCCTGCTGCAACACCATCTTGGGCTCACGCCGGATTTTACCCAGGAGCAGCAGCGCTGGACGCAGCAAGCGGCGGAGTTCGCGCTCGCCCAGGAGATCGTTCGCCACTGGCAACGCCGGGTCGCCAGCACACCGCACGCCGGCGAACAGCTGTTCCTGACGCTGCTCTTTATGTTGTTAAAAACGCCCGATCCCATCCGCGACAGCCATCGCCAGGACCGGCGGCTGCACCTGGCCATCGACCGCTTAATTCATCGCTTCCAGGATCTGGCAGGACGGCCATTCAGCGATGACCAGGGACTGAGCGATCAGCTTTATATTCATCTGTCGCAGGCGCTCAACCGCAGCGTTTTCGCTATCGGTATTGATAACGCGCTGCCGGAAGAGATTAGCCGCCTCTACCCGCGTCTGATGCGCACCACCCAGGCCGCGTTGAGCGAGTTTGAAGCGACGTATGAGATAGCCTTTAATCAGGACGAGGTAGGACTGATTGCGGTGATTTTCGGCGCATGGCTGATGCAGAAAAGCGATCTTCATGAGAAACAGGTCGTGCTGCTCACTCACGACAATCCTGTTCTGGAACAGGCGCTGGAACTTCAGCTGCGTGAACTGACGCTGCTGCCGCTCAATATCAAATACCAGAGCGTGCGGGATTTTGAGAAAGAAGGAGCGCCGAAAGGTGTGGCGCTGGTCGTCACGCCGTATGCCACCGCGCTACCGCTGTTTTCGCCGCCGCTGTTTCACGCTGAAGAGATGTTCAGCGTGAAACAGCGGCAGCATATTTGTAAAATGCTGGAGGATTAG
- the iscR gene encoding Fe-S cluster assembly transcriptional regulator IscR codes for MRLTSKGRYAVTAMLDVALNSESGPVPLADISERQGISLSYLEQLFSRLRKNGLVSSVRGPGGGYLLGKEAGSIAVGEVISAVDESVDATRCQGKGGCQGGDKCLTHALWRDLSERLTSFLNNITLGELVNNQEILDVSGRQHSHESQRNTRTQDAIDVKLRA; via the coding sequence ATGAGACTGACATCTAAAGGGCGTTATGCTGTGACCGCGATGCTGGACGTTGCGCTCAACTCTGAATCGGGCCCGGTTCCGTTGGCTGATATTTCTGAACGTCAGGGGATCTCGCTGTCCTATCTGGAACAGCTGTTTTCCCGTCTGCGTAAAAATGGTCTGGTATCCAGCGTACGTGGCCCAGGCGGCGGTTATTTGTTAGGTAAAGAAGCGGGCAGCATCGCCGTAGGCGAAGTGATCAGCGCAGTAGACGAATCGGTTGACGCGACCCGTTGTCAGGGTAAAGGCGGCTGCCAGGGCGGCGATAAATGCCTGACCCACGCGCTGTGGCGTGACCTGAGCGAACGTCTGACCAGCTTCCTGAACAATATCACCCTGGGTGAACTGGTGAATAACCAGGAAATCCTCGATGTTTCAGGTCGTCAGCATAGCCATGAATCCCAGCGCAATACCCGCACTCAGGACGCCATTGACGTCAAGCTGCGTGCGTAA
- a CDS encoding DUF1007 family protein translates to MKRVKQCTSAAFFMVLSFSVLAHPHSFISLKTEVVADNGLLTGFKMRWTMDEITSADLLYDAGQAKPGDEVWKKLAAEVMANVLGQHYFSELWHNGQRVKFDNRPDGYGLERDGHQAVLTFTLPLAKPQPLAGQTLTLSTFDPTYYVDMHYDKASDVTLPAALRTTCKVKVVTPEPNEKMAAFAQSLDKADAPPEDMELGTYFAQKVTLTCP, encoded by the coding sequence ATGAAGAGAGTGAAACAATGCACCAGTGCGGCATTTTTCATGGTTTTATCATTTAGTGTGCTGGCGCACCCGCATAGCTTCATTAGCCTGAAAACGGAAGTCGTGGCGGACAACGGGCTGCTCACCGGTTTTAAAATGCGCTGGACGATGGATGAAATCACTTCGGCAGACCTGCTCTACGATGCGGGGCAGGCAAAGCCTGGGGATGAAGTGTGGAAAAAACTGGCGGCGGAAGTGATGGCCAACGTACTCGGCCAGCATTACTTCAGCGAGCTCTGGCATAACGGTCAGCGGGTGAAGTTTGATAATCGGCCTGATGGCTATGGTCTTGAACGCGATGGGCATCAGGCGGTGCTGACGTTTACGCTGCCGCTGGCAAAACCTCAGCCGCTGGCCGGACAGACGCTAACGTTGTCGACATTTGATCCGACCTATTATGTCGATATGCACTATGACAAAGCGAGCGATGTCACGCTGCCCGCCGCGTTGCGCACGACATGCAAGGTCAAGGTGGTCACGCCGGAACCGAATGAAAAAATGGCGGCCTTTGCCCAGTCTCTCGATAAGGCCGACGCGCCGCCGGAAGATATGGAACTGGGAACCTACTTTGCGCAGAAGGTGACGCTGACATGTCCGTAA
- the hscB gene encoding co-chaperone HscB, translated as MDYFTLFGLPVSYTLSQEQLAVRYQDLQRQYHPDKFASASAAEQLASVQQSATINQAWQTLRHPLTRAEYLLSLHGYDLASEQHTVRDTAFLMEQLELREELDEIEKSQDEERLAAFIKRVKGMYDVRHQQVVEQLNSETWDAAADTVRKLRFLDKLQSVAEQLEEKLLDF; from the coding sequence ATGGACTATTTCACCCTCTTCGGGTTACCGGTCAGTTATACCCTTTCGCAAGAACAGCTGGCTGTCCGGTACCAGGATTTGCAGCGCCAGTATCATCCCGACAAGTTCGCCAGCGCGAGCGCGGCCGAACAGCTCGCCTCCGTGCAGCAATCCGCCACGATCAATCAGGCGTGGCAAACGCTCCGTCACCCGCTGACCCGCGCCGAATATCTCCTTTCGCTCCACGGCTATGACTTAGCCAGCGAGCAGCACACCGTGCGCGATACCGCCTTCCTGATGGAACAGCTGGAGCTGCGCGAAGAGCTGGATGAGATTGAAAAATCGCAGGATGAAGAACGTCTGGCGGCATTTATTAAACGCGTGAAGGGGATGTACGACGTTCGTCATCAGCAGGTTGTCGAACAATTAAATAGCGAGACGTGGGACGCGGCGGCGGATACCGTGCGTAAACTGCGTTTTCTCGATAAACTTCAGAGCGTTGCAGAACAACTCGAAGAAAAGCTGCTCGATTTTTAA